Proteins from a genomic interval of Stenotrophomonas maltophilia R551-3:
- a CDS encoding DUF819 domain-containing protein, with protein sequence MPSTALIQNDIVVFGLIAATLGAVFWTASREQGLWKRFYTFVPALLLCYLIPGIYNTVGLIDGQNTKLYNPIARDILLPAALILLTLAVDIKGILRLGPKLVLMYLGASASIMLGAVVAFLLMRAVHPETVAGDTWAGMAALAGSWIGGGANMLAMREVFDVNATTFGQFAVVDVGVGYVWMAALIFLAGRAAKIDARSGADTSAIDELKERIARFQAEHERIPSLTDLMLIVAVAFGGVGLSHAIGAPLAAWFKLNVSWASQFSLDAPFVWVVVLSTTLGLSLSFTRARTLEGAGASRLGSLLLYFLIACIGMQMDLLALLDRPWLFLLGIIWISVHIALLWCLGKLLKVPFFYFAIGSQSNIGGPASAPVVAAAFHPALAPVGVLLGTMGYATGTYLAYIVGITLRALAGQG encoded by the coding sequence ATGCCTTCGACCGCCCTGATCCAGAACGACATCGTCGTCTTCGGTTTGATCGCCGCCACCCTCGGCGCCGTGTTCTGGACCGCCTCGCGCGAGCAGGGGCTGTGGAAGCGCTTCTACACCTTCGTGCCGGCACTGCTGCTGTGCTACCTCATCCCCGGCATCTACAACACCGTTGGCCTGATCGACGGCCAGAACACCAAGCTCTACAACCCGATCGCGCGTGACATCCTGTTGCCGGCGGCGCTGATCCTGCTGACCCTGGCGGTGGATATCAAGGGCATCCTGCGGCTGGGTCCGAAGCTGGTGTTGATGTACCTGGGCGCCTCGGCCAGCATCATGCTGGGCGCGGTGGTGGCCTTCCTGCTGATGCGCGCCGTGCATCCGGAAACCGTGGCCGGCGATACCTGGGCCGGCATGGCCGCGCTGGCCGGCAGCTGGATCGGCGGCGGTGCCAACATGCTGGCGATGCGCGAAGTGTTCGACGTCAACGCCACCACCTTCGGCCAGTTCGCGGTGGTCGATGTTGGCGTGGGCTATGTGTGGATGGCCGCGCTTATCTTCCTGGCCGGGCGCGCGGCGAAGATCGACGCGCGCAGTGGTGCCGATACCTCGGCGATCGATGAGCTGAAGGAGCGCATCGCGCGCTTCCAGGCCGAACACGAGCGCATTCCCAGCCTGACCGACCTGATGCTGATCGTGGCGGTGGCCTTCGGCGGCGTCGGCCTCTCGCATGCGATCGGCGCGCCGTTGGCGGCATGGTTCAAGCTCAACGTCAGCTGGGCCTCGCAGTTCAGCCTGGACGCACCGTTTGTCTGGGTGGTGGTGCTGTCGACCACGCTGGGCCTGAGCCTGAGCTTCACCCGCGCACGCACGCTGGAAGGCGCGGGTGCCTCGCGGCTGGGCTCGCTGCTGCTGTACTTCCTGATCGCCTGCATCGGCATGCAGATGGATCTGCTGGCGCTGCTGGACCGCCCGTGGCTGTTCCTGCTTGGCATCATCTGGATCAGCGTGCATATCGCGCTGCTGTGGTGCCTGGGCAAGCTGTTGAAAGTGCCGTTCTTCTATTTCGCGATCGGTTCGCAGTCGAACATCGGCGGACCCGCGTCGGCACCGGTGGTGGCGGCCGCGTTCCATCCGGCGCTGGCACCGGTGGGTGTGCTGCTGGGCACGATGGGCTACGCCACCGGCACCTACCTGGCCTACATCGTCGGCATCACCCTGCGCGCGCTGGCGGGGCAGGGCTGA
- the minE gene encoding cell division topological specificity factor MinE has product MGLFDFLKAKKTTAETAKNRLQIIIAQERSNRGGPDYLPLLQRELLEVIKKYVNIDVDAVKVDLVKDGQHDVLDISVALPEGPDKP; this is encoded by the coding sequence ATGGGCCTGTTTGATTTCCTCAAAGCGAAGAAGACCACCGCCGAAACCGCCAAGAACCGCCTGCAGATCATCATCGCGCAGGAACGCAGCAACCGCGGCGGTCCCGATTACCTGCCGCTGCTGCAGCGCGAGCTGCTGGAAGTGATCAAGAAGTACGTCAACATCGACGTCGATGCGGTGAAGGTCGACCTGGTCAAGGATGGGCAGCACGACGTGCTGGACATCTCCGTGGCGCTGCCGGAAGGCCCGGACAAACCCTGA
- the minD gene encoding septum site-determining protein MinD: MAEIIVVTSGKGGVGKTTSSASLACGLARRGKKVAVIDFDVGLRNLDLIMGCERRVVYDFVNVVHGEATLKQALIKDKRFDNLYVLAASQTRDKDALTQEGVGKVLKDLAADGFDYIICDSPAGIEKGAFLAMYFADRAVVVVNPEVSSVRDSDRIIGLLDSKTHKAESGQDVPAFLLLTRYTPVRVESGEMLSIADVEEVLGLKAIGVIPESGDVLNASNKGEPVILDVESAAGQAYDDAVARILGEERPMRFTNVEKKGFFSKLFGG; this comes from the coding sequence TTGGCTGAAATCATCGTAGTCACCTCCGGCAAGGGCGGCGTCGGCAAGACCACTTCCAGCGCAAGCCTGGCCTGCGGCCTGGCACGGCGCGGCAAGAAGGTGGCGGTGATCGACTTCGACGTCGGCCTGCGCAACCTCGATCTGATCATGGGCTGCGAACGCCGCGTGGTGTACGACTTCGTCAACGTCGTGCACGGCGAAGCGACCCTCAAGCAGGCCCTGATCAAGGACAAGCGCTTCGACAATCTGTACGTGCTGGCTGCCTCGCAGACCCGCGACAAGGATGCGCTGACCCAGGAAGGCGTGGGCAAGGTCCTGAAGGACCTGGCCGCTGACGGCTTCGATTACATCATCTGCGACTCCCCGGCCGGCATCGAGAAGGGCGCCTTCCTGGCGATGTACTTCGCCGACCGCGCCGTGGTCGTGGTGAACCCGGAAGTGTCCTCGGTACGCGACTCGGACCGCATCATCGGCCTGCTCGATTCGAAGACCCACAAGGCCGAGTCCGGCCAGGACGTGCCGGCCTTCCTGCTGCTGACCCGCTACACCCCGGTGCGCGTGGAAAGCGGCGAGATGCTCAGCATCGCCGACGTCGAGGAAGTGCTTGGACTGAAGGCGATCGGCGTGATCCCCGAGTCGGGTGACGTGCTCAACGCCTCCAACAAGGGCGAGCCGGTCATCCTGGATGTCGAGTCCGCTGCCGGCCAGGCCTACGACGACGCCGTCGCGCGCATCCTCGGCGAAGAACGCCCGATGCGCTTCACCAACGTCGAGAAGAAGGGCTTCTTCAGCAAGCTGTTCGGAGGGTAA
- the minC gene encoding septum site-determining protein MinC produces the protein MAVNFDYEQAGELKIGQVGIANLRIRTLDVERLVQEMHERVTRAPKLFGRAAVILDFGGLSQVPDVATAQALVDGLRSAGVLPVALAYGTSAVDLLSQQLGLPLLAKFRAQYERAEAEPAPPPPAPEPRRAARAEPKPAPATPVAKVADAAAPQPGRMQLGNVRSGQQLYAENCDLTVMATVGAGAEVIADGSIHIYGTLRGRALAGAQGNTAARIFCRDFHAELVAIAGHYKVLDDVPDTLRGKAVQVWLEQDQIKIAALD, from the coding sequence GTGGCGGTGAATTTCGATTACGAACAGGCCGGTGAACTGAAGATCGGCCAGGTGGGCATCGCCAACCTGCGCATCCGTACCCTTGATGTCGAGCGCCTCGTGCAGGAAATGCACGAGCGCGTGACCCGCGCGCCGAAGCTGTTCGGCCGTGCGGCGGTGATCCTCGATTTCGGTGGCCTCAGCCAGGTGCCGGACGTGGCCACCGCACAGGCGCTGGTCGATGGCCTGCGCAGTGCCGGCGTGCTGCCGGTGGCACTGGCCTATGGCACCAGCGCGGTCGACCTGCTCTCGCAGCAGCTCGGGTTGCCGCTGCTGGCCAAGTTCCGCGCCCAGTACGAGCGTGCCGAGGCCGAACCGGCTCCGCCACCGCCCGCACCGGAACCGCGCCGGGCCGCGCGCGCCGAACCGAAGCCGGCCCCGGCCACGCCGGTGGCCAAGGTCGCCGATGCGGCTGCACCGCAACCGGGCCGCATGCAGCTGGGCAACGTGCGCTCGGGCCAGCAGCTGTACGCGGAAAACTGCGACCTGACCGTGATGGCTACCGTCGGCGCTGGCGCCGAAGTCATCGCCGACGGCAGCATCCATATCTACGGGACCCTGCGCGGCCGCGCGCTGGCAGGGGCCCAGGGCAACACCGCGGCACGCATCTTCTGCCGTGATTTCCATGCGGAACTGGTCGCCATTGCAGGCCACTACAAGGTACTGGACGATGTCCCGGACACCCTGCGCGGCAAGGCCGTGCAGGTGTGGCTGGAACAGGACCAGATCAAGATCGCTGCGCTGGACTGA
- a CDS encoding GNAT family N-acetyltransferase, with product MSIVIRDVREHELDSVLALNNNAGLAILPLDAARLRLFYETAEYFRVAERDGNLAGFLIGFGSDSQHDSSNFAWFKQQLDTPFFYIDRIVVASRRRGGGVGRAFYADAQSFAELRYPQMTCEVFLDHGADAALLFHGSFGFRELGQNTMPHVDVRASMLAKELCSYPWVQETYGDKLPDVAWTRARQLPAQAQRPTGT from the coding sequence ATGTCGATTGTCATCCGCGACGTGCGCGAGCACGAGCTCGATTCCGTCCTGGCTTTGAACAACAACGCTGGCCTGGCCATCCTTCCCCTGGATGCGGCACGCCTGCGCCTGTTCTATGAAACCGCTGAATATTTCCGCGTCGCCGAGCGCGACGGCAACCTGGCCGGCTTCCTGATCGGCTTCGGCAGCGACAGCCAGCACGACAGCAGCAACTTCGCCTGGTTCAAGCAGCAACTGGACACCCCGTTCTTCTATATCGACCGCATCGTGGTCGCCAGCCGCCGTCGCGGCGGTGGCGTCGGCCGCGCGTTCTATGCCGACGCGCAGAGCTTCGCCGAGCTGCGCTATCCGCAGATGACCTGCGAGGTCTTCCTCGACCACGGCGCCGATGCCGCCCTGCTCTTCCACGGCAGCTTCGGCTTCCGCGAGCTGGGCCAGAACACCATGCCGCACGTCGATGTGCGCGCCAGCATGCTGGCCAAGGAACTGTGCAGCTACCCGTGGGTCCAGGAGACCTACGGTGACAAGCTGCCGGATGTGGCGTGGACACGTGCCCGGCAGCTGCCGGCGCAGGCACAGCGGCCGACGGGGACCTGA
- a CDS encoding sensor histidine kinase: MLGVLSHTRVLRLAGLFTWVMVGLPLAYSQFENLHSRNDMGGWAILLFVAYLSFGTAYYWLTRILRSDSHTSWLDRGLLLLLTVSALGVSFLSGSGLGSILMMVAAGVIPWMLSVRLGVLWLLVSQLAVAPVYYMLLRFPLFEAVMQSLLYGGFSMFIFVTSLVARQQTEARDEQRRLNAELRATRALLAESARVNERTRISRELHDLLGHQLTALTLNLEVASHLAEGQALEHVKRSHGLAKLLLGNVREVVSQLRETGAIDLAAALRPLTENVPSLDIQLEIEDSLNVEDPQRAHVLLRCTQEIITNAVRHAGARQLWIKVYREAPDRVVIEARDDGVGAEMVNVGNGLRGMRERLQQCGGQLQVETRPGEGFRLRATVPATVLVAALTKVPEGVR, encoded by the coding sequence ATGTTGGGAGTCCTCAGCCATACACGCGTCCTCCGCCTGGCCGGCCTGTTCACCTGGGTCATGGTCGGACTGCCGCTGGCGTATTCGCAGTTCGAGAACCTGCACAGCCGCAACGACATGGGCGGTTGGGCGATCCTGCTGTTCGTCGCCTACCTGTCCTTCGGCACCGCCTACTACTGGCTGACCCGCATCCTGCGCAGCGACAGCCATACCAGCTGGCTGGACCGCGGGCTGCTCCTGCTGCTGACCGTCTCGGCGCTGGGGGTGAGCTTCCTCAGTGGCTCGGGCCTGGGCAGCATCCTGATGATGGTCGCCGCCGGGGTCATTCCCTGGATGCTGTCGGTGCGGCTGGGCGTGCTGTGGCTGCTGGTCAGCCAGCTGGCGGTGGCCCCGGTCTACTACATGCTGCTGCGCTTCCCGCTGTTCGAGGCAGTGATGCAGTCGCTGCTGTACGGCGGCTTCTCCATGTTCATCTTCGTGACCAGCCTGGTCGCCCGCCAGCAGACCGAGGCCCGAGACGAGCAGCGCCGGCTCAACGCGGAGCTGCGCGCGACCCGCGCCCTGCTGGCCGAAAGTGCCCGGGTCAACGAGCGAACCCGCATTTCGCGCGAGCTGCACGATCTTCTGGGGCATCAGCTGACCGCACTGACCCTGAACCTGGAAGTGGCCAGCCATCTGGCCGAGGGCCAGGCCCTGGAGCATGTAAAGCGTTCGCATGGCCTGGCCAAGCTGCTGCTGGGCAACGTTCGTGAGGTGGTCAGCCAGCTGCGCGAGACCGGTGCCATCGACCTGGCTGCCGCGCTGCGGCCGCTGACCGAGAACGTGCCCTCGCTGGACATCCAGCTGGAGATCGAGGACTCGCTGAACGTGGAGGATCCGCAGCGGGCCCACGTCCTGCTGCGCTGCACCCAGGAGATCATCACCAACGCCGTGCGCCATGCCGGTGCGCGCCAGCTGTGGATCAAGGTGTACCGTGAAGCCCCCGACCGGGTGGTGATCGAGGCCCGCGACGACGGTGTCGGCGCGGAAATGGTCAATGTCGGCAATGGCTTGCGCGGCATGCGCGAGCGCCTGCAACAATGTGGTGGCCAGCTGCAGGTCGAGACCCGTCCCGGCGAAGGCTTCCGCCTGCGGGCGACGGTGCCGGCAACGGTGCTGGTGGCCGCCCTTACCAAGGTTCCTGAAGGAGTGCGTTGA
- a CDS encoding response regulator: MIRVCLVDDQTLVRQGIRSLLALDDGIEVVAEAGDGRQAVELIPQVRPDVVLMDMRMPVMSGLEALQMLSRQEQLPPTIILTTFDDDQLVLAGLKAGAKGYLLKDVTLAQLVGAIRTVADGGSLVQPAVTQRLLSGLEHMRNDFVSLDRPDPLTDRETEILRLMASGFSNKEIANSLGVAEGTIKNHVSNILSKLGVRDRTRAVLKAFELQLV; encoded by the coding sequence ATGATTCGCGTCTGCCTGGTCGACGACCAAACCCTGGTGCGGCAGGGAATCCGCTCCCTGCTGGCGCTCGACGACGGTATCGAAGTGGTGGCCGAAGCCGGCGATGGCCGGCAGGCGGTGGAGCTGATCCCGCAGGTGCGCCCGGACGTGGTGCTGATGGACATGCGCATGCCGGTGATGTCCGGGCTGGAGGCGTTGCAGATGCTGTCCCGTCAGGAACAACTGCCGCCGACCATCATCCTCACCACCTTCGACGACGATCAGCTGGTGCTGGCCGGACTCAAGGCCGGCGCCAAGGGCTACCTGCTCAAGGACGTGACCCTGGCGCAGCTGGTCGGCGCCATCCGCACGGTGGCCGACGGAGGCTCGCTGGTGCAGCCGGCGGTGACCCAGCGCCTGTTGTCCGGCCTGGAGCACATGCGCAACGACTTCGTCAGCCTGGATCGCCCGGATCCGTTGACCGACCGCGAGACCGAGATCCTGCGGCTGATGGCCAGTGGTTTCTCCAACAAGGAGATCGCCAATTCGCTGGGCGTGGCCGAAGGTACGATCAAGAACCACGTGTCCAACATCCTCTCCAAGCTGGGCGTCCGCGACCGTACGCGTGCCGTACTGAAGGCGTTCGAACTGCAGCTGGTCTGA
- a CDS encoding SRPBCC family protein, translating to MTRIIEFLIALGIVAGLFVIIGVCLPGERHITESIETNRKMTIVYDTVSSLRRFKDWNPLVLRDPAVELKLSGPASGTGATLDFTSKDLGTGSWKITEAEENKRVVIAIDDATKGHDKVTTFTLEPTGKGGRNVKITQDYSVKYGFDLFGRYAGLYVSRQIGDDIKMGLSRMANMLASVPNVDYRTPEAPLTDLAIVDVPAEDLLVVNAGNVDRGQDSITKSIKDNQEWIKRVIEANGLEAAGPFRIITTDFGAEKYAFDIAQPVKKKGAEGATAEALTVKIDGGAPVKYVHVAPHRSAHAAYTGHMAGLDVARSGLRAWAVTSGNEVIDRPYETWKDGIDKSFTPEATYDIYWAVK from the coding sequence ATGACCCGTATTATCGAGTTCCTGATCGCCTTGGGGATCGTGGCTGGCCTGTTCGTCATCATTGGCGTATGTCTGCCGGGCGAGCGTCACATCACCGAAAGCATCGAGACCAACCGCAAGATGACGATCGTGTACGACACGGTCAGCAGTCTGCGCCGCTTCAAGGACTGGAACCCGCTGGTACTGCGCGATCCCGCCGTTGAACTGAAGCTGTCCGGTCCGGCCTCCGGTACCGGTGCCACCCTCGACTTCACCTCCAAGGACCTGGGCACCGGTTCCTGGAAGATCACCGAAGCCGAGGAAAACAAGCGTGTTGTGATCGCCATCGACGACGCCACCAAGGGTCACGACAAGGTCACCACCTTCACCCTGGAGCCGACCGGCAAGGGCGGTCGCAACGTCAAGATCACCCAGGACTACTCGGTGAAGTACGGCTTCGACCTGTTCGGCCGTTACGCCGGTCTTTATGTCAGCCGCCAGATCGGCGACGACATCAAGATGGGCCTGTCGCGCATGGCCAACATGCTGGCCAGCGTTCCGAACGTGGACTACCGCACCCCGGAAGCCCCGCTGACCGATCTGGCCATCGTCGATGTGCCGGCTGAGGACCTGCTGGTCGTCAATGCCGGCAACGTGGACCGCGGCCAGGACAGCATCACCAAGTCCATCAAGGACAACCAGGAGTGGATCAAGCGCGTGATCGAGGCCAATGGCCTTGAAGCCGCCGGCCCGTTCCGCATCATCACCACCGACTTCGGTGCTGAGAAGTACGCCTTCGACATCGCCCAGCCGGTGAAGAAGAAGGGTGCTGAAGGTGCCACTGCTGAAGCCCTGACCGTCAAGATCGACGGCGGTGCTCCGGTCAAGTACGTGCACGTTGCTCCGCACCGTTCGGCACATGCGGCCTACACCGGCCACATGGCGGGTCTGGACGTGGCCCGCAGCGGCCTGCGTGCCTGGGCCGTGACCTCGGGCAACGAAGTTATCGACCGTCCGTACGAGACCTGGAAGGACGGCATCGACAAGTCGTTCACTCCGGAAGCCACGTACGACATCTACTGGGCCGTCAAGTAA
- a CDS encoding DUF423 domain-containing protein — protein MFNLERRARKPSLLACLGALLAAASIGLSAYASHGVADPLAQQHLNMAALYAFAHGAVLVALGPRAQGAIAHLALYVLLLGVLLFSGSLVGGALWQWPTRLAPIGGTSMMAGWVLLAINALRR, from the coding sequence ATGTTCAATCTTGAACGACGCGCACGTAAGCCCTCGCTGCTGGCCTGCCTGGGGGCGTTGCTGGCGGCGGCTTCGATCGGCCTGTCCGCCTATGCTTCGCACGGTGTTGCCGATCCGCTGGCGCAGCAGCATCTGAACATGGCGGCGTTGTATGCGTTCGCGCATGGCGCGGTGCTGGTGGCGCTGGGTCCACGTGCGCAGGGCGCGATCGCGCACCTGGCGTTGTACGTGCTGCTGCTGGGCGTGCTGCTGTTTTCCGGCAGCCTGGTGGGCGGTGCGTTGTGGCAGTGGCCGACGCGGCTGGCACCGATCGGTGGCACCAGCATGATGGCTGGCTGGGTGTTGCTGGCAATCAATGCATTGAGGCGGTGA
- a CDS encoding M15 family metallopeptidase, which yields MQRRPPLLINTEAIELWPADLLRARSNLDARLLSQARWVLRRKRDGRYLAAALPHGVHSMVPRLPREPGVEDALALLDATRSRPFAVTLEDQWLPLAGLQHRLQQLGLDAQRYADDSGLPLEPEPCLLHFAGRDRFARPLWLRRGAAQGWRRMQLHAARDGIALDAISGFRSHAYQLGIFERKLARGLSVAEILKVNAAPGFSEHHSGHALDIGAPGDAPAEETFEATDAFAWLQAHAGGHGFHLSYPRDNPHGIVYEPWHWCWRPANG from the coding sequence ATGCAACGACGCCCGCCCCTGCTGATCAATACCGAGGCCATCGAACTGTGGCCTGCGGACCTGCTGCGTGCGCGCAGCAACCTGGACGCGCGCCTGCTGTCACAGGCGCGATGGGTGCTGCGGCGCAAGCGTGATGGCCGCTATCTGGCGGCGGCACTGCCGCACGGCGTGCATTCGATGGTGCCGCGCCTGCCGCGCGAGCCCGGGGTCGAGGATGCACTGGCGCTGCTGGATGCAACCCGCTCCCGCCCTTTCGCGGTCACGCTGGAAGATCAGTGGCTGCCATTGGCCGGGCTGCAGCATCGCCTGCAGCAGCTGGGTCTGGATGCACAGCGCTATGCAGACGACAGCGGCCTGCCACTGGAACCTGAGCCCTGCCTGTTGCATTTCGCCGGCCGTGATCGCTTCGCCCGCCCGCTGTGGCTGCGCCGCGGTGCCGCGCAGGGGTGGCGGCGGATGCAACTGCACGCCGCGCGGGACGGCATTGCGCTGGACGCGATCTCCGGCTTCCGCAGCCACGCTTACCAGCTGGGCATCTTCGAACGGAAGCTGGCGCGCGGTTTGAGCGTGGCGGAGATCCTGAAGGTCAACGCCGCGCCGGGTTTCAGCGAACACCACAGCGGCCACGCGCTGGACATCGGCGCCCCCGGCGATGCCCCCGCCGAAGAGACCTTCGAAGCCACCGACGCATTCGCATGGCTGCAGGCGCATGCCGGCGGGCATGGCTTCCATCTGAGCTACCCCCGCGACAACCCGCACGGGATCGTTTACGAACCGTGGCACTGGTGCTGGAGACCGGCCAACGGCTGA
- a CDS encoding PH domain-containing protein: protein MSGSDPKPFEVAESSPLRVLWVVLPLLVAFVACVYAQLYKAPATAPWIEVTFSPPWFRMGGSAAWSLLVIALMGIGLGTAFFRRRVELAGDVLDVRSTMYRRRVPVAQLRLDQAEVVDLSRDRRYGIRFKTNGYSMPGFHSGHFRLQGGGKGFALVTDRARVLALPVSDGSTLLLSLDRPQVLLDALRKVAAPALRQ, encoded by the coding sequence ATGAGCGGCAGCGATCCGAAACCGTTTGAAGTGGCCGAGAGCTCGCCGCTGCGCGTGCTCTGGGTGGTCCTTCCATTGCTGGTGGCGTTCGTGGCCTGCGTGTATGCGCAGTTGTACAAGGCACCGGCCACTGCGCCCTGGATCGAAGTGACGTTCTCCCCGCCCTGGTTCCGGATGGGTGGCAGCGCAGCGTGGAGCCTGCTGGTGATCGCGCTGATGGGCATCGGGCTGGGCACGGCCTTCTTCCGGCGCCGGGTGGAACTGGCCGGCGACGTACTGGATGTGCGCTCGACGATGTACCGCCGGCGTGTGCCGGTGGCACAGCTGCGGCTGGACCAGGCCGAGGTGGTCGATCTCAGCCGCGATCGTCGCTATGGCATCCGCTTCAAGACCAACGGCTATTCGATGCCCGGCTTCCATTCCGGCCATTTCCGCCTGCAGGGCGGTGGCAAGGGTTTTGCGCTGGTTACCGACCGCGCACGCGTACTGGCCCTGCCGGTCAGCGATGGCAGCACGCTGCTGCTCAGCCTGGACCGGCCGCAGGTGCTGCTGGACGCACTGCGCAAGGTGGCCGCGCCTGCGCTGCGGCAGTAA
- a CDS encoding DUF4177 domain-containing protein translates to MSKRWSYQTIEVKTSMMGVLKAEDVQAELGRQGQLGWELVNIIIPAPMRPAMLVFKKES, encoded by the coding sequence ATGAGCAAGCGCTGGAGCTACCAGACGATCGAGGTCAAGACCTCCATGATGGGCGTACTCAAGGCCGAGGATGTCCAGGCCGAGCTGGGCCGGCAGGGCCAGCTGGGCTGGGAACTGGTCAACATCATCATCCCCGCGCCGATGCGCCCGGCCATGCTGGTGTTCAAGAAGGAATCCTGA
- a CDS encoding SPFH domain-containing protein, giving the protein MKEKSLSSLNGLGTLAGALLVALAGGALFVLGVAAKASTGSPNLLLMLAGILVAALAIFALAGLYTVQPNQAAVLSLFGKYVGTVKDNGLRWNNPFYSKRRVSQRVRNFESGKLKVNELDGSPIEIAAVIVWQVVDASEAVYNVDDYESFVHIQSESALRAMATSYPYDQHEEGQLALRSHASEISQHLKNELAERLADAGVQVIDARISHLAYAAEIAQAMLQRQQANAVIAARTRIVAGAVGMVEMALAELQKNGVVQLDEERKAHMVSNLLTVLCSDRGTQPIVNAGSLY; this is encoded by the coding sequence ATGAAAGAGAAGTCGCTGTCTTCGCTCAACGGCCTCGGCACGCTGGCCGGCGCCCTGCTTGTCGCCCTCGCCGGCGGCGCCCTGTTCGTACTGGGGGTGGCAGCCAAGGCCAGCACCGGCTCCCCGAACCTGCTGCTGATGCTGGCCGGCATCCTGGTAGCGGCGCTGGCGATCTTCGCCCTGGCCGGCCTGTACACGGTCCAGCCCAACCAGGCGGCGGTGCTGAGCCTGTTCGGCAAATACGTGGGCACCGTGAAGGACAACGGCCTGCGCTGGAACAACCCCTTCTACAGCAAGCGCCGGGTCAGCCAGCGCGTGCGCAATTTCGAGAGCGGCAAGCTCAAGGTCAACGAGCTCGATGGCAGCCCGATCGAGATCGCCGCGGTGATCGTGTGGCAGGTGGTCGATGCGTCTGAAGCGGTCTACAACGTGGACGACTACGAGAGCTTCGTGCACATCCAGTCCGAATCGGCGCTGCGTGCGATGGCCACCAGCTACCCCTACGACCAGCACGAAGAAGGCCAGCTCGCGCTGCGCAGCCACGCCAGCGAAATCTCCCAGCACCTGAAGAACGAACTGGCCGAGCGCCTGGCCGATGCCGGCGTGCAGGTGATCGACGCGCGCATCAGCCACCTCGCCTACGCCGCCGAAATCGCCCAGGCGATGCTGCAGCGCCAGCAGGCCAATGCGGTGATCGCCGCACGTACGCGCATCGTTGCCGGTGCGGTCGGCATGGTCGAGATGGCACTGGCCGAACTGCAGAAGAATGGCGTGGTACAGCTGGATGAGGAGCGCAAGGCGCACATGGTCAGCAACCTGTTGACCGTGCTGTGCTCGGACCGCGGCACCCAGCCGATCGTCAACGCCGGCTCGCTGTACTGA